The following are encoded in a window of Hippoglossus hippoglossus isolate fHipHip1 chromosome 23, fHipHip1.pri, whole genome shotgun sequence genomic DNA:
- the scyl2 gene encoding SCY1-like protein 2 isoform X1: MESMLNKLKSTVTKVTADVAGAVMGNPVTREFEVGRHIASGGPGMCWRIYNGTKKSTKQEVAVFVFEKKVIDKYQKFEKDQIVDSLKRGVQQLTRLRHPRLLTVQHPLEESRDCLAFCTEPVFASLSNVLGHWDNLPSPVPNDIKEYKLYDVETKYGLLQISEGMAFLHSGVKMVHGNLCLENIILNKSGAWKIMGFDFSISSSNPSDAEPKYTCKEWEPILPPLCLPNPEYLAPEYILSVSCDSASDMYSLGVVMHAIFNEGKPVFQVNKHDIFKSFSRQLDQLSSMNPALLNKIPDEVREHVKMLLSVAPNVRPDADQMTKIPFFDDVGAVTLQYFDTLFQRDNLQKSQFYKGLPKVLPQLPKRVVVYRILPSLTSEFVNPDMVPFVLPNVLLIAEECTKEEYIRLILPDLTPVFKQQEPIQASNMILLIFLQKMDLLLTKTPPEEIKNSVLPMVYRALGAPSVQIQELCLNIIPTFANLIDYPSMKNSLIPRIKSACLQTSSLAVRVNSLVCLGKILEYLDKWFVIDEILPFLQQIPSREPAVLMGILGIYKCTFSHKKLGIPKEHLASKSLPHLVSLSIDNNLNLNQFNSFMAVIREMLSRMETEHKTKLEQLHLLQEQQRSINISSPGNQPEDTKSPPSSSNQIDDIFGSRGVNGKENGSAPAAATSQPNRMSLTLEEKQRLAKEQEQAVKLRNQQPLAPQTIKQAATTNSQTKDLTSSLLNMTTLNSLSLANTARPAPVQGNTMSAFPSSSPVVGSMGTPVSNGFNAPMGFQTGGMGMGMRPTGPGLYGGMATTTSTPNFGALTQNHPSIGQTNKAPDMSALDSLFTPSKPKVSLNQMGPIAAPATNTPWLNQYGTAQNAQTQMQGMPVGSGGVPTGFGMQANPFFSPQNFSQPAAAPSMNQSGVKHSASVNNDLKDLFG; encoded by the exons ATGGAATCCATGCTTAACAAGCTTAAAAGCACTGTCACTAAGGTGACAGCAGATGTCGCAGGTGCTGTCATGGGCAACCCGGTGACACGAGAGTTTGAGGTTGGACGACATATCGCCAGCGGGGGTCCTGGAATGTGCTGGAGAATCTACAATGGCACCAAGAAGTCCACCAAACAG GAAgtggcagtgtttgtgttcGAAAAGAAGGTGATCGACAAGTATCAGAAATTTGAGAAAGACCAAATCGTTGATTCGCTGAAAAGAGGAGTGCAACAGCTGACCAGACTGCGTCATCCCCGTCTCCTGACTGTGCAGCATCCTCTGGAGGAGTCACG GGACTGCCTGGCGTTCTGTACAGAGCCGGTGTTTGCAAGTCTGTCCAATGTGCTGGGCCACTGGGACAACCTGCCGAGCCCTGTGCCCAACGACATCAAGGAGTACAAGCTCTATGACGTGGAGACCAAGTATGGCTTGCTACAG ATCTCGGAGGGTATGGCCTTCCTTCACAGTGGGGTGAAAATGGTTCATGGCAACCTGTGTCTGGAGAACATAATCCTCAACAAGAGTGGAGCCTGGAAAATCATGGGCTTTGACTTCAGCATCTCCTCGTCAAACCCCTCAGATGCTGAG CCCAAGTACACATGTAAAGAGTGGGAGcccatcctccctccactctgcctccccaACCCTGAGTACCTGGCCCCTGAGTACATCCTGTCTGTCAGCTGCGACTCTGCCTCCGACATGTACTCACTGGGTGTGGTCATGCATGCCATCTTCAATGAGGGCAAGCCCGTTTTCCAGGTCAACAAGCATGACATTTTCAAGAGCTTCAGCCGACAGCTGGACCAG CTGAGCAGCATGAATCCAGCATTGCTGAACAAGATCCCTGATGAGGTGCGGGAGCACGTCAAAATGCTGCTCAGTGTCGCGCCCAATGTCCGGCCGGATGCTGACCAGATGACCAAG ATCCCATTTTTTGATGACGTGGGCGCTGTCACTCTTCAGTACTTTGACACCCTTTTCCAAAGGGACAACCTACAGAAGTCTCAGTTCTATAAAGGCCTCCCCAAAGTCCTTCCCCAACTGCCCAAG AGGGTGGTGGTGTATCGAATCTTGCCGTCATTGACCTCTGAGTTTGTCAACCCGGACATGGTTCCCTTCGTGCTGCCCAATGTTCTGCTGATTGCCGAGGAGTGCACAAAGGAGGAGTACATTCGTCTCATCCTGCCTGACCTCACACCTGTTTTCAAACAGCAAGAGCCTATTCAG GCTAGTAACATG ATCCTGCTGATCTTCCTGCAGAAGATGGACCTGCTGCTGACCAAAACACCGCCAGAGGAAATCAAGAACAGCGTGTTGCCTATGGTCTACAGAGCTCTCGGAGCCCCTTCTGTACAGATCCAG GAGCTGTGCCTGAACATCATCCCCACATTTGCCAACCTGATTGACTACCCGTCCATGAAGAACTCCCTCATCCCTCGGATCAAATCCGCCTGCCTGCAGACCTCCTCGCTAGCT GTACGAGTGAACTCTCTGGTGTGTCTAGGGAAGATTTTGGAATATCTAGACAAGTGGTTTGTCATTGATGAGATCCTGCCCTTCTTACAACAGATCCCCTCTAGAGAACCAGCAGTGCTCATGGGCATCCTAG GAATCTATAAATGCACTTTCAGCCACAAGAAGCTGGGCATTCCCAAAGAGCACCTCGCTTCAAAGAGCCTGCCCCACCTCGTCTCTCTTAGTATAGACAACAACCTCAATCTGAATCAG TTTAACTCGTTCATGGCGGTTATACGCGAAATGCTGAGTCGCATGGAGACTGAACACAAGACCAAGTTGGAACAGCTGCATctcctgcaggagcagcagag GAGTATAAACATTTCAAGCCCAGGGAACCAACCAGAGGACACAAAGAGCCCACCAAGCTCCAGCAACCAG attgACGATATCTTTGGCAGCAGAGGGGTTAATGGAAAAGAGAATGGGTCTGCACCAGCTGCAGCAACCTCACAGCCTAATAGG ATGTCTCTGACTCTCGAGGAGAAACAGCGATTGGCTAAGGAGCAAGAACAAGCAGTCAAACTGAGGAACCAGCAGCCGTTGGCACCACAGACCATCAAACAGGCCGCCACCACCAACTCACAG ACTAAAGATCTGACCAGCAGCCTTCTCAACATGACGACGCTAAACAGCCTGTCTTTGGCCAACACAGCACGACCAGCCCCAGTGCAGGGCAACACCATGTCGGCCTTTCCCTCCTCCAGCCCTGTGGTTGGCTCCATGGGCACCCCAGTGTCTAATGGCTTCAATGCACCTATGGGCTTCCAGACAGGGGGCATGGGGATGGGCATGCGGCCCACCGGCCCTGGCCTCTATGGCGGCATggccaccaccaccagcaccccAAACTTTGGCGCGCTGACACAGAATCACCCATCCATTGGGCAGACAAACAAAGCTCCCGACATGTCAGCCCTGGACAGTCTTTTTACACCCAGCAAACCCAAAGTCAGCCTCAACCAAATGGGTCCCATAGCCGCACCTGCAACCAACACACCCTGGCTCAATCAGTACGGTACTGCCCAGAACGCTCAAACTCAGATGCAGGGTATGCCAGTAGGTTCTGGAGGAGTACCCACTGGGTTTGGGATGCAAGCAAACCCTTTTTTCAGCCCACAGAACTTTtctcaacctgctgctgccccAAGTATGAACCAAAGTGGAGTTAAACATAGTGCTTCTGTCAACAATGACCTCAAAGACTTATTTGGGTAA
- the scyl2 gene encoding SCY1-like protein 2 isoform X2 codes for MESMLNKLKSTVTKVTADVAGAVMGNPVTREFEVGRHIASGGPGMCWRIYNGTKKSTKQEVAVFVFEKKVIDKYQKFEKDQIVDSLKRGVQQLTRLRHPRLLTVQHPLEESRDCLAFCTEPVFASLSNVLGHWDNLPSPVPNDIKEYKLYDVETKYGLLQISEGMAFLHSGVKMVHGNLCLENIILNKSGAWKIMGFDFSISSSNPSDAEPKYTCKEWEPILPPLCLPNPEYLAPEYILSVSCDSASDMYSLGVVMHAIFNEGKPVFQVNKHDIFKSFSRQLDQLSSMNPALLNKIPDEVREHVKMLLSVAPNVRPDADQMTKIPFFDDVGAVTLQYFDTLFQRDNLQKSQFYKGLPKVLPQLPKRVVVYRILPSLTSEFVNPDMVPFVLPNVLLIAEECTKEEYIRLILPDLTPVFKQQEPIQILLIFLQKMDLLLTKTPPEEIKNSVLPMVYRALGAPSVQIQELCLNIIPTFANLIDYPSMKNSLIPRIKSACLQTSSLAVRVNSLVCLGKILEYLDKWFVIDEILPFLQQIPSREPAVLMGILGIYKCTFSHKKLGIPKEHLASKSLPHLVSLSIDNNLNLNQFNSFMAVIREMLSRMETEHKTKLEQLHLLQEQQRSINISSPGNQPEDTKSPPSSSNQIDDIFGSRGVNGKENGSAPAAATSQPNRMSLTLEEKQRLAKEQEQAVKLRNQQPLAPQTIKQAATTNSQTKDLTSSLLNMTTLNSLSLANTARPAPVQGNTMSAFPSSSPVVGSMGTPVSNGFNAPMGFQTGGMGMGMRPTGPGLYGGMATTTSTPNFGALTQNHPSIGQTNKAPDMSALDSLFTPSKPKVSLNQMGPIAAPATNTPWLNQYGTAQNAQTQMQGMPVGSGGVPTGFGMQANPFFSPQNFSQPAAAPSMNQSGVKHSASVNNDLKDLFG; via the exons ATGGAATCCATGCTTAACAAGCTTAAAAGCACTGTCACTAAGGTGACAGCAGATGTCGCAGGTGCTGTCATGGGCAACCCGGTGACACGAGAGTTTGAGGTTGGACGACATATCGCCAGCGGGGGTCCTGGAATGTGCTGGAGAATCTACAATGGCACCAAGAAGTCCACCAAACAG GAAgtggcagtgtttgtgttcGAAAAGAAGGTGATCGACAAGTATCAGAAATTTGAGAAAGACCAAATCGTTGATTCGCTGAAAAGAGGAGTGCAACAGCTGACCAGACTGCGTCATCCCCGTCTCCTGACTGTGCAGCATCCTCTGGAGGAGTCACG GGACTGCCTGGCGTTCTGTACAGAGCCGGTGTTTGCAAGTCTGTCCAATGTGCTGGGCCACTGGGACAACCTGCCGAGCCCTGTGCCCAACGACATCAAGGAGTACAAGCTCTATGACGTGGAGACCAAGTATGGCTTGCTACAG ATCTCGGAGGGTATGGCCTTCCTTCACAGTGGGGTGAAAATGGTTCATGGCAACCTGTGTCTGGAGAACATAATCCTCAACAAGAGTGGAGCCTGGAAAATCATGGGCTTTGACTTCAGCATCTCCTCGTCAAACCCCTCAGATGCTGAG CCCAAGTACACATGTAAAGAGTGGGAGcccatcctccctccactctgcctccccaACCCTGAGTACCTGGCCCCTGAGTACATCCTGTCTGTCAGCTGCGACTCTGCCTCCGACATGTACTCACTGGGTGTGGTCATGCATGCCATCTTCAATGAGGGCAAGCCCGTTTTCCAGGTCAACAAGCATGACATTTTCAAGAGCTTCAGCCGACAGCTGGACCAG CTGAGCAGCATGAATCCAGCATTGCTGAACAAGATCCCTGATGAGGTGCGGGAGCACGTCAAAATGCTGCTCAGTGTCGCGCCCAATGTCCGGCCGGATGCTGACCAGATGACCAAG ATCCCATTTTTTGATGACGTGGGCGCTGTCACTCTTCAGTACTTTGACACCCTTTTCCAAAGGGACAACCTACAGAAGTCTCAGTTCTATAAAGGCCTCCCCAAAGTCCTTCCCCAACTGCCCAAG AGGGTGGTGGTGTATCGAATCTTGCCGTCATTGACCTCTGAGTTTGTCAACCCGGACATGGTTCCCTTCGTGCTGCCCAATGTTCTGCTGATTGCCGAGGAGTGCACAAAGGAGGAGTACATTCGTCTCATCCTGCCTGACCTCACACCTGTTTTCAAACAGCAAGAGCCTATTCAG ATCCTGCTGATCTTCCTGCAGAAGATGGACCTGCTGCTGACCAAAACACCGCCAGAGGAAATCAAGAACAGCGTGTTGCCTATGGTCTACAGAGCTCTCGGAGCCCCTTCTGTACAGATCCAG GAGCTGTGCCTGAACATCATCCCCACATTTGCCAACCTGATTGACTACCCGTCCATGAAGAACTCCCTCATCCCTCGGATCAAATCCGCCTGCCTGCAGACCTCCTCGCTAGCT GTACGAGTGAACTCTCTGGTGTGTCTAGGGAAGATTTTGGAATATCTAGACAAGTGGTTTGTCATTGATGAGATCCTGCCCTTCTTACAACAGATCCCCTCTAGAGAACCAGCAGTGCTCATGGGCATCCTAG GAATCTATAAATGCACTTTCAGCCACAAGAAGCTGGGCATTCCCAAAGAGCACCTCGCTTCAAAGAGCCTGCCCCACCTCGTCTCTCTTAGTATAGACAACAACCTCAATCTGAATCAG TTTAACTCGTTCATGGCGGTTATACGCGAAATGCTGAGTCGCATGGAGACTGAACACAAGACCAAGTTGGAACAGCTGCATctcctgcaggagcagcagag GAGTATAAACATTTCAAGCCCAGGGAACCAACCAGAGGACACAAAGAGCCCACCAAGCTCCAGCAACCAG attgACGATATCTTTGGCAGCAGAGGGGTTAATGGAAAAGAGAATGGGTCTGCACCAGCTGCAGCAACCTCACAGCCTAATAGG ATGTCTCTGACTCTCGAGGAGAAACAGCGATTGGCTAAGGAGCAAGAACAAGCAGTCAAACTGAGGAACCAGCAGCCGTTGGCACCACAGACCATCAAACAGGCCGCCACCACCAACTCACAG ACTAAAGATCTGACCAGCAGCCTTCTCAACATGACGACGCTAAACAGCCTGTCTTTGGCCAACACAGCACGACCAGCCCCAGTGCAGGGCAACACCATGTCGGCCTTTCCCTCCTCCAGCCCTGTGGTTGGCTCCATGGGCACCCCAGTGTCTAATGGCTTCAATGCACCTATGGGCTTCCAGACAGGGGGCATGGGGATGGGCATGCGGCCCACCGGCCCTGGCCTCTATGGCGGCATggccaccaccaccagcaccccAAACTTTGGCGCGCTGACACAGAATCACCCATCCATTGGGCAGACAAACAAAGCTCCCGACATGTCAGCCCTGGACAGTCTTTTTACACCCAGCAAACCCAAAGTCAGCCTCAACCAAATGGGTCCCATAGCCGCACCTGCAACCAACACACCCTGGCTCAATCAGTACGGTACTGCCCAGAACGCTCAAACTCAGATGCAGGGTATGCCAGTAGGTTCTGGAGGAGTACCCACTGGGTTTGGGATGCAAGCAAACCCTTTTTTCAGCCCACAGAACTTTtctcaacctgctgctgccccAAGTATGAACCAAAGTGGAGTTAAACATAGTGCTTCTGTCAACAATGACCTCAAAGACTTATTTGGGTAA